A DNA window from Amycolatopsis sp. DSM 110486 contains the following coding sequences:
- a CDS encoding amidohydrolase, protein MTVLDSRPDVPGDPEGRMANPIEAPIALITEAGVSMAPVDDLGAGRGPFWLDDWLRANVTDVLAWRRHIHAHPELSRHEFATTELVVSLLRAVGLKPWVLPGGTGVVCDIGQGERCVALRADMDALPLTEDTGLPYASTTEGAAHMCGHDAHTAILLGAARALAGAPELPGRVRLIFQAAEEVMPGGALDMIAAGALEGVERIFGLHCDPRLEVGKVGTRVGALTSAADLIELRLTSPGGHTSRPHLTADLVYALGTVITSLPSVLSRRVDPRSGTVLVWGAVHAGQAANAVPQDGVLRGTLRTADHEVWTALEPLVASSVESLLAPTGVGFSLDYRRGVPPVVSDPESTALLRAGVEAALGEQGLAGTEQSSGGEDFGWYLEHAQGAFARLGVWPGPPAPQADIHRPTFTLDERALMVGVRTLVHTALAALA, encoded by the coding sequence GTGACTGTGCTTGACTCACGTCCGGACGTTCCAGGTGACCCCGAGGGTCGCATGGCCAACCCGATCGAGGCGCCCATCGCGCTGATCACCGAAGCCGGCGTCAGCATGGCACCTGTGGACGATCTCGGTGCGGGGCGTGGGCCGTTCTGGCTGGACGACTGGCTGCGGGCCAACGTCACCGACGTGCTCGCGTGGCGCCGCCACATCCACGCCCACCCGGAGCTGTCGCGGCACGAGTTCGCGACCACGGAGCTGGTCGTGTCGCTGCTGCGCGCCGTCGGGCTCAAGCCGTGGGTGCTGCCCGGCGGCACCGGTGTGGTGTGCGACATCGGCCAGGGCGAGCGCTGCGTCGCTCTCCGTGCCGACATGGACGCGCTGCCGCTCACGGAGGACACGGGTCTGCCGTATGCCTCCACCACGGAAGGCGCGGCCCACATGTGCGGGCACGACGCCCACACCGCCATCCTGCTGGGCGCGGCCCGCGCGCTGGCCGGCGCTCCCGAGCTGCCCGGCCGCGTGCGCCTGATCTTCCAGGCCGCCGAGGAGGTCATGCCTGGCGGCGCGCTGGACATGATCGCGGCGGGCGCGCTCGAAGGCGTCGAGCGGATCTTCGGCCTGCACTGCGACCCGCGACTGGAGGTCGGCAAGGTCGGCACCCGCGTGGGCGCGCTGACCTCGGCCGCCGACCTGATCGAGCTGCGCCTCACCTCGCCCGGCGGCCACACGTCGCGGCCGCACCTCACCGCGGACCTCGTGTACGCCCTGGGCACGGTCATCACGTCGCTGCCGTCGGTGCTGTCGCGCCGCGTCGACCCGCGCTCGGGCACGGTGCTCGTGTGGGGCGCGGTGCACGCCGGCCAGGCCGCCAACGCGGTCCCGCAGGACGGCGTGCTGCGCGGCACCTTGCGCACGGCCGACCACGAGGTGTGGACGGCGCTCGAACCGCTCGTCGCGTCGTCCGTGGAGTCGCTGCTCGCGCCCACCGGCGTCGGCTTCTCGCTCGACTACCGCCGCGGCGTGCCCCCAGTCGTCTCCGACCCGGAGTCCACGGCGCTGCTGCGCGCGGGCGTCGAAGCCGCTCTCGGGGAGCAAGGCCTGGCCGGCACGGAGCAGTCCTCCGGCGGCGAGGACTTCGGCTGGTACCTCGAGCACGCCCAGGGCGCGTTCGCCCGCCTCGGCGTGTGGCCCGGCCCGCCGGCTCCTCAGGCCGACATCCACCGCCCCACCTTCACCCTCGACGAGCGGGCGCTGATGGTCGGTGTCCGCACGCTGGTCCACACCGCGCTGGCCGCTCTCGCCTGA
- a CDS encoding gamma-glutamylcyclotransferase — MPLYAAYGSNMEPAQMLERAPHAPMAGTGWLEGWRLTFGGEDLGWEGALATIVEDPASRVFVVLYDVTSLDETGLDRWEGGELGMHNKIRLRVQTMDGSVLAWLYVLDAYEGGLPSARYLGVLADAAEAAGAPADYVDDLRTRPCSGITG; from the coding sequence GTGCCGTTGTATGCCGCTTACGGATCGAACATGGAGCCCGCCCAGATGCTGGAGCGCGCCCCGCACGCACCGATGGCCGGCACCGGCTGGCTGGAGGGCTGGAGGCTGACCTTCGGGGGCGAAGACCTCGGCTGGGAAGGCGCGCTGGCCACCATCGTCGAGGACCCGGCCTCCCGGGTCTTCGTGGTGCTCTACGACGTGACCTCGCTCGACGAGACCGGGCTCGACCGCTGGGAAGGCGGCGAGCTCGGCATGCACAACAAGATCCGCCTGCGGGTCCAGACCATGGACGGCTCGGTGCTCGCCTGGCTGTACGTGCTCGACGCGTACGAGGGCGGCCTGCCGTCCGCGCGCTACCTTGGCGTGCTCGCCGACGCGGCCGAGGCCGCCGGAGCCCCCGCCGACTATGTGGATGACCTGCGCACCCGGCCGTGCTCCGGGATCACCGGCTGA
- a CDS encoding NAD(P)H-quinone dehydrogenase, with product MTRIVIMGGGPAGYEAALVAAQHGADVTIVERDGLGGACVLYDCVPSKTFIASSGALAKMHDLGELGINTDLADTSVDLPTVHGRVKGLALAQSADIRARVQREGVRVINGTASFCDEEPGLATHKVAVTHADGTTEAVGADVVLISTGATPRVLPGAVPDGERILDWRQLYDLTELPEHLAVIGSGVTGAEFASAYTEMGVKVTVVSSRDRVLPHEDADAAAVLEEVFSQRGTTVAKHARAERVERTEKGVAVHLADGRVIEASHALMTVGSIPNTADIGLDRVGIEPGPGGFITVDRVSRTSVPGIYAAGDCTGLLMLASVASMQGRIAMWHALGEGVAPIKLKTVAANVFTHPEIATVGISQHAIDSGEVPARTIMLPLATNARAKMEGLRRGFVKLFCRPATGVVVGGVVVAPSASELILPIALAVQNQLTVDHLALTFSVYPSLSGSITEAGRQLMRHDDLD from the coding sequence GTGACCAGGATCGTGATCATGGGCGGGGGCCCGGCGGGTTACGAAGCCGCCTTGGTCGCCGCGCAGCACGGCGCCGACGTGACGATCGTCGAGCGTGACGGCCTGGGCGGCGCTTGTGTCCTCTACGACTGCGTTCCGTCGAAGACGTTCATCGCGTCTTCCGGCGCGCTGGCGAAGATGCACGACCTCGGTGAGCTGGGCATCAACACCGATCTGGCCGACACGAGCGTCGACCTGCCGACCGTCCACGGCCGGGTGAAGGGCCTCGCGCTCGCGCAGTCGGCCGACATCCGCGCCCGCGTGCAGCGCGAGGGCGTGCGCGTGATCAACGGCACCGCCAGCTTCTGCGACGAGGAGCCGGGCCTGGCGACGCACAAGGTCGCCGTGACCCACGCCGACGGCACCACGGAGGCCGTGGGTGCCGACGTCGTGCTGATCTCCACCGGCGCCACCCCGCGCGTGCTGCCCGGCGCCGTGCCCGACGGCGAGCGCATCCTCGACTGGCGCCAGCTCTACGACCTCACCGAGCTGCCCGAGCACCTCGCCGTGATCGGTTCGGGTGTCACCGGAGCCGAGTTCGCGTCGGCGTACACCGAGATGGGCGTGAAGGTCACCGTGGTGTCCAGCCGCGACCGCGTGCTGCCCCACGAGGACGCCGACGCCGCCGCGGTGCTCGAAGAGGTCTTCTCGCAGCGCGGCACCACCGTCGCGAAGCACGCGCGCGCCGAGCGCGTGGAGCGCACGGAGAAGGGCGTGGCCGTGCACCTGGCCGACGGCCGGGTGATCGAGGCCAGCCACGCGCTGATGACCGTCGGGTCCATCCCGAACACCGCCGACATCGGCCTCGACCGCGTGGGCATCGAGCCCGGCCCCGGTGGGTTCATCACCGTCGACCGCGTGTCGCGCACCAGCGTGCCCGGCATCTACGCGGCGGGTGACTGCACCGGCCTGCTGATGCTCGCGTCGGTGGCGAGCATGCAGGGCCGCATCGCGATGTGGCACGCGCTGGGCGAGGGCGTCGCGCCGATCAAGCTGAAGACCGTGGCCGCCAACGTGTTCACGCACCCGGAGATCGCGACCGTCGGCATCAGCCAGCACGCCATCGACTCCGGCGAGGTGCCGGCGCGCACGATCATGCTGCCGCTGGCCACCAACGCCCGCGCCAAGATGGAAGGCCTGCGCCGCGGTTTCGTGAAGCTCTTCTGTCGCCCCGCCACGGGTGTGGTGGTCGGCGGTGTGGTCGTGGCGCCGTCGGCGAGCGAGCTGATCCTGCCGATCGCGCTGGCCGTGCAGAACCAGCTGACGGTGGACCACCTGGCGCTGACGTTCTCGGTGTACCCGTCGTTGTCGGGCTCGATCACCGAGGCGGGGCGTCAGCTGATGCGCCACGACGACCTCGACTGA
- a CDS encoding class F sortase, whose product MFRKTFAAVALAALAVLGGCAAPSASSPPPVGHSLTPPAPETSVVLPKSKPVSLDIPKIDAHSTLVPLGLNADNTVQVPPVSTPLQAGWYEYSPTPGERGPAVVLGHVDGNKHEGIFFHLKEMAPGDQVSIKREDGSTARFEATKVDQVPKDVFPSDAVYGDTPDAQLRLITCGGAFDRAAHNYEDNVIVYARLVADGH is encoded by the coding sequence ATGTTCAGAAAGACTTTCGCCGCGGTGGCTCTGGCTGCGCTGGCCGTGCTCGGTGGCTGCGCCGCTCCGTCCGCTTCGTCCCCGCCGCCGGTGGGACATTCCCTGACGCCGCCGGCGCCCGAGACGTCCGTGGTGCTGCCGAAGTCCAAACCAGTGTCGCTGGACATCCCGAAGATCGACGCGCACTCCACGCTCGTCCCGCTCGGGCTCAACGCCGACAACACCGTGCAGGTGCCGCCGGTGAGCACGCCGTTGCAGGCCGGCTGGTACGAGTACTCGCCGACGCCGGGGGAGCGCGGCCCGGCGGTGGTGCTCGGGCACGTGGACGGCAACAAGCACGAGGGGATCTTCTTCCACCTCAAGGAAATGGCGCCCGGGGACCAGGTCTCGATCAAGCGGGAAGACGGCAGCACGGCGCGCTTCGAAGCGACCAAGGTGGACCAGGTGCCGAAGGACGTGTTCCCGAGCGACGCGGTGTACGGCGACACTCCCGACGCGCAGCTGCGGCTCATCACGTGCGGCGGCGCGTTCGACCGCGCGGCGCACAACTACGAGGACAACGTGATCGTCTACGCGCGGCTCGTCGCCGACGGTCACTGA
- a CDS encoding VOC family protein produces the protein MLFRDERWPDGTPCWVDLMVPDRTAAAKFYESLLGWDVQFGGAETGYYGMAQLAGRPVAGVGEIPAEQAGMPAAWTTYLAVSDVDKAVAAIAEAGGHVVAPPMDVMTQGRMAIATDSTGSVFGLWQAGQHSGTQVTLAPGALAWNENMSRDFAAAKTFYGNVFGYSFNDISNDEFTYATLDIDGRPTGGLGQANGDYEPGWMTYFWSVDVDAAAAKIPELGGTVTENPVDTPFGRMLMAKDNQGASFQLMAPNEQSGTQEGWGA, from the coding sequence ATGTTGTTCCGCGACGAACGCTGGCCCGACGGCACGCCGTGCTGGGTCGACCTGATGGTGCCCGACAGAACCGCCGCCGCGAAGTTCTACGAAAGCCTGCTGGGCTGGGACGTGCAGTTCGGCGGCGCCGAAACCGGCTATTACGGCATGGCGCAGCTCGCCGGGCGGCCGGTGGCCGGGGTGGGGGAGATCCCGGCTGAGCAAGCCGGCATGCCGGCCGCGTGGACCACGTACCTGGCCGTGTCCGATGTGGACAAGGCCGTGGCCGCCATCGCCGAGGCCGGCGGCCACGTCGTCGCCCCGCCGATGGACGTGATGACCCAGGGGCGCATGGCGATCGCGACGGACTCGACAGGCTCCGTGTTCGGCCTCTGGCAGGCCGGTCAGCACTCCGGTACGCAGGTCACGCTCGCACCGGGCGCGCTCGCGTGGAACGAGAACATGTCGCGCGACTTCGCCGCCGCCAAGACCTTCTACGGCAACGTCTTCGGCTACTCGTTCAACGACATCTCGAACGACGAGTTCACCTACGCCACCCTCGACATCGACGGCCGCCCGACCGGCGGCCTCGGCCAGGCGAACGGTGACTACGAGCCGGGCTGGATGACCTACTTCTGGTCTGTCGACGTCGACGCCGCCGCGGCCAAGATCCCCGAGCTGGGCGGCACCGTGACCGAGAACCCGGTGGACACGCCGTTCGGGCGGATGCTCATGGCCAAGGACAACCAGGGCGCGTCCTTCCAGCTCATGGCACCCAACGAGCAGTCCGGCACCCAAGAGGGCTGGGGCGCCTGA
- the glpK gene encoding glycerol kinase GlpK produces MTSYVAAIDQGTTSTRCMIFDHSGRVVAVDQREHEQIFPKAGWVEHNAEEIWENTRAVAGGALAKADLTTKDIAAVGITNQRETALVWDRTTGKPVYNAIVWQDTRTDKIVGELGALGGGQERYRQKVGLPLATYFSGPKVKWILDNVDGARAKAEAGDLIFGNMDTWVLWNMTGGADGGIHVTDPTNASRTLLMDLDTLQWDADIAGEMGIPLSMLPEIRSSSEEYGKVREKGALAGVPIAGILGDQQAATFGQACLSPGEAKNTYGTGNFVLLNTGTEKVMSDNGLLTTVCYKIGSNDTVYALEGSIAVTGSLVQWLRDNLGMIASAAEIEEHARTVEDNGGAYFVPAFSGLFAPYWRSDARGAIVGLTRFVNKGHLARAVLEATAFQSREVIDAMNADSGVPLKSLKVDGGMVVNELLMQFQADILGVPVIRPVVAETTALGAAYAAGLAVGFWASEDDIRTNWAQDKQWDPSMDESRRESEYRNWKKAVTKTFDWVD; encoded by the coding sequence ATGACTTCGTACGTAGCCGCGATCGACCAAGGCACCACGTCGACCCGCTGCATGATCTTCGACCACTCCGGCCGGGTGGTCGCCGTCGACCAGCGCGAGCACGAGCAGATCTTCCCGAAGGCCGGCTGGGTCGAGCACAACGCCGAAGAGATCTGGGAGAACACGCGCGCCGTTGCCGGGGGCGCGCTCGCCAAGGCGGACCTGACCACCAAGGACATCGCCGCCGTCGGCATCACCAACCAGCGCGAGACGGCGCTGGTGTGGGACCGGACCACGGGCAAGCCGGTGTACAACGCGATCGTCTGGCAGGACACGCGCACGGACAAGATCGTCGGCGAGCTCGGCGCGCTGGGCGGTGGCCAGGAACGCTATCGCCAGAAGGTCGGCCTCCCGCTCGCGACGTACTTCTCCGGCCCGAAGGTCAAGTGGATCCTCGACAACGTCGACGGCGCCCGCGCGAAAGCCGAGGCCGGTGACCTGATCTTCGGCAACATGGACACCTGGGTGCTGTGGAACATGACGGGCGGCGCCGACGGCGGTATCCACGTCACCGACCCGACCAATGCGTCTCGCACGCTGTTGATGGACCTCGACACGCTGCAGTGGGACGCGGACATCGCCGGGGAGATGGGCATTCCGCTCTCGATGCTGCCGGAGATCCGCTCGTCGTCGGAGGAGTACGGCAAGGTTCGCGAAAAGGGTGCGCTCGCGGGCGTGCCGATCGCCGGGATCCTGGGCGACCAGCAGGCCGCGACGTTCGGCCAGGCCTGCCTCTCGCCCGGCGAGGCAAAGAACACCTACGGCACCGGCAACTTCGTGCTGCTCAACACCGGCACTGAAAAAGTCATGTCGGACAACGGCCTGCTCACCACGGTCTGCTACAAGATCGGCTCCAACGACACCGTCTACGCGCTCGAGGGCTCGATCGCCGTCACCGGTTCGCTGGTGCAGTGGCTGCGCGACAACCTGGGCATGATCGCGTCGGCCGCGGAGATCGAGGAGCACGCCCGCACGGTGGAGGACAACGGCGGTGCGTACTTCGTGCCGGCGTTCTCCGGTCTGTTCGCGCCGTACTGGCGCTCGGACGCGCGCGGCGCGATCGTCGGCCTCACGCGGTTCGTCAACAAGGGCCACCTCGCGCGGGCCGTGCTCGAGGCGACCGCGTTCCAGTCGCGTGAGGTCATCGACGCGATGAACGCCGACTCCGGCGTGCCGCTCAAGTCGCTGAAGGTCGACGGCGGCATGGTCGTGAACGAGCTGCTCATGCAGTTCCAGGCCGACATCCTCGGCGTGCCCGTGATCCGGCCGGTGGTCGCCGAGACCACCGCCCTTGGCGCGGCCTACGCGGCCGGGCTGGCCGTCGGGTTCTGGGCGTCGGAGGACGACATCCGCACGAACTGGGCGCAGGACAAGCAGTGGGACCCGTCGATGGACGAGTCCCGCCGCGAATCGGAGTACCGCAACTGGAAGAAGGCCGTGACGAAGACGTTCGACTGGGTCGACTGA
- a CDS encoding MIP/aquaporin family protein produces the protein MSEQISQRSNAWSRLSSSIGGELLAEFLGTAVIILLGCGSVAVAVVGLPGSGRQSVDFGASNWLIIAFGWGIAVMFAVYMTAGVSGAHLNPAVTLAFAVRRKFAWAKVLPFWFAQVVGALAGAAVVYAVYHDAINTFNATQNPPLSRPDSLGTFSIFATFPAEYFGGGVWGPLLDQIVGTAILVGIIAALIDTRNNAPQSNMGPFLIGFVVVGIGLSFGTNAGYAINPARDFGPRLLTLFEGWGNKAFPGNGDWFSNYWWIPIAGPLIGGVVGILIYDLLIGQVLTARENALVQVEPEPGRVPAEEPSHRSSAE, from the coding sequence ATGAGCGAACAAATCTCTCAGAGGTCAAACGCTTGGAGCCGACTAAGCTCGAGTATTGGTGGCGAATTACTCGCAGAGTTTCTGGGAACCGCCGTCATCATCCTCCTCGGCTGCGGCTCGGTCGCGGTCGCGGTGGTGGGGCTGCCCGGCTCCGGCCGGCAATCGGTCGATTTCGGTGCGTCCAACTGGCTGATCATCGCATTCGGCTGGGGCATCGCCGTGATGTTCGCGGTCTACATGACCGCCGGCGTCAGCGGAGCGCACCTCAATCCGGCCGTCACGCTGGCGTTCGCGGTCCGGCGGAAGTTCGCGTGGGCCAAGGTGCTGCCGTTCTGGTTCGCCCAGGTGGTCGGCGCGCTGGCCGGGGCCGCAGTGGTCTACGCGGTGTACCACGACGCGATCAACACCTTCAACGCCACACAGAACCCACCACTGTCGCGACCGGACTCATTGGGCACGTTCTCCATCTTCGCGACTTTCCCGGCCGAGTACTTCGGCGGCGGAGTGTGGGGACCCTTGCTCGACCAGATCGTCGGCACCGCGATCCTCGTCGGCATCATCGCGGCCTTGATCGACACCCGCAACAACGCGCCCCAGAGCAACATGGGACCGTTCCTGATCGGCTTCGTGGTCGTGGGGATCGGGCTGTCGTTCGGCACGAACGCGGGTTACGCGATCAACCCGGCACGCGACTTCGGGCCAAGGCTGCTGACCCTGTTCGAAGGGTGGGGGAACAAAGCCTTCCCTGGCAACGGCGACTGGTTCAGCAACTACTGGTGGATCCCGATCGCCGGGCCTCTCATCGGTGGCGTGGTCGGCATCCTGATCTACGACCTGCTCATCGGCCAGGTGCTCACGGCACGCGAGAACGCGCTCGTCCAGGTCGAGCCGGAGCCGGGGCGGGTCCCGGCCGAGGAGCCGAGCCATCGGTCGAGCGCCGAATGA
- a CDS encoding glycerol-3-phosphate dehydrogenase/oxidase, protein MTEAKLGPTVREESWQRLGKETFDLVVIGGGVVGAGTALDAATRGLRVALVEARDLASGTSSRSSKLFHGGLRYLEQLEFGLVREALHERELMLTTLAPHLVKPVSFLYPLTHRVWERPYTAAGLLMYDQMGGARSVPGQKHLTRAGALRMVPALKRSSLIGGIRYYDAQSDDARHTMTVARTAAHYGAVVRTSTQVVGFLREADRISGVRVRDVEDGRETEIQAGAVINCTGVWTDELQRLSGGRGRFRVRASKGVHIVVPRDRIVSESGLILRTEKSVLFVIPWRNHWIVGTTDTDWHLDLAHPAATKHDIDYILDHVNTVLATPLTHDDIEGVYAGLRPLLAGESEETSKLSREHAVARVSPGLVAIAGGKYTTYRVMAADAVDAAVVDLPGRPPSSITDKVPLLGADGYHALVNQADHLASQHGLHPYRVRHLLDRYGSLVHEVLTLADGRPELLKPIDSAPDYLGVEVVYAASHEGALHLEDVLARRTRISIEYAHRGADCADQVARLVGEVLGWSAETIKREVDVYTARVEAERESQSQPTDESADALRASAPEARSGIIEPVS, encoded by the coding sequence GTGACGGAAGCGAAGCTGGGGCCGACGGTGCGCGAGGAGTCCTGGCAGCGCCTCGGCAAGGAGACCTTCGACCTGGTCGTGATCGGCGGCGGGGTCGTGGGTGCCGGGACGGCGCTCGACGCGGCGACCCGCGGCCTGCGCGTGGCGCTCGTAGAGGCCCGTGACCTGGCATCCGGCACGTCGAGCCGGTCGAGCAAACTCTTCCACGGTGGCCTGCGCTACCTGGAACAGCTGGAGTTCGGCCTGGTCCGCGAAGCGCTCCACGAGCGCGAGCTGATGCTGACCACGCTGGCCCCGCACCTGGTCAAGCCGGTGAGCTTCCTGTACCCGCTGACCCACCGCGTGTGGGAGCGGCCGTACACCGCCGCGGGCCTGTTGATGTACGACCAGATGGGCGGCGCGCGGTCCGTTCCGGGGCAGAAGCACCTCACCCGGGCGGGTGCTTTGCGGATGGTTCCTGCGTTGAAAAGGTCGTCGCTCATCGGTGGCATCCGCTACTACGATGCGCAGTCCGACGACGCCCGCCACACCATGACCGTCGCCCGCACCGCCGCGCACTACGGCGCCGTGGTGCGCACGTCGACCCAGGTGGTGGGGTTCCTGCGCGAGGCCGACCGCATCTCGGGCGTGCGGGTGCGCGACGTCGAGGACGGGCGCGAGACGGAGATCCAGGCCGGCGCGGTCATCAACTGCACCGGCGTGTGGACCGACGAGCTGCAGCGCCTTTCGGGCGGGCGCGGGCGGTTCCGCGTGCGCGCGAGCAAGGGTGTGCACATCGTGGTGCCGCGCGACCGGATCGTCTCGGAGTCGGGACTGATCCTGCGCACTGAAAAATCTGTCCTCTTTGTCATCCCGTGGCGCAACCACTGGATCGTCGGGACGACCGACACCGACTGGCACCTCGACCTGGCGCACCCCGCGGCCACGAAGCACGACATCGACTACATCCTCGACCACGTGAACACGGTGCTGGCCACACCGCTCACCCACGACGACATCGAGGGCGTGTACGCCGGCCTTCGTCCGCTGCTGGCGGGCGAAAGCGAGGAGACGTCGAAGCTTTCGCGTGAGCACGCCGTCGCGCGCGTGTCGCCGGGCTTGGTCGCGATCGCGGGCGGCAAGTACACGACGTACCGCGTGATGGCGGCCGACGCCGTCGACGCCGCCGTGGTGGACCTGCCGGGCCGGCCGCCGTCGTCCATCACGGACAAGGTGCCGCTGCTCGGCGCCGACGGCTACCACGCGCTCGTGAACCAGGCCGACCACCTGGCCTCGCAGCACGGCCTGCACCCGTACCGCGTGCGGCACCTGCTCGACCGGTACGGCTCGCTGGTCCACGAGGTCCTGACGCTGGCCGACGGCCGTCCCGAGCTGCTCAAGCCGATCGACTCCGCGCCCGACTACCTGGGCGTCGAGGTCGTCTACGCCGCCAGCCACGAAGGCGCGCTGCACCTGGAAGACGTGCTCGCGCGGCGCACCCGCATCTCCATCGAATACGCCCACCGCGGCGCCGACTGCGCCGACCAGGTCGCGCGCCTCGTCGGCGAGGTGCTGGGCTGGTCCGCGGAGACGATCAAGCGCGAGGTCGACGTCTACACGGCTCGCGTGGAGGCCGAACGCGAGTCGCAGTCGCAGCCGACGGACGAGTCGGCGGACGCGTTGCGGGCTTCGGCGCCGGAGGCTCGGTCGGGGATCATCGAGCCGGTGAGCTGA
- a CDS encoding GNAT family N-acetyltransferase, which translates to MEPVEINAGAYYLRQLRADRHLDDRAALMEAFADPEHKRYVLNYRLRTLDEATEYIALRTVQWSCDERCSWAVAEPTTGRLLGEVGLRDLDLTFDTAEASVWTHPTERGKGVASTALSAALRYGFGGLGLQEISYRHEESNVVSASVAAKCGFAYVGPERTPAPTGEPLIRWIRKA; encoded by the coding sequence GTGGAACCCGTGGAGATCAACGCGGGCGCGTACTACCTGCGCCAGCTCCGGGCGGACCGGCACCTCGACGACCGGGCCGCGCTGATGGAGGCGTTCGCCGATCCGGAGCACAAGCGGTACGTGCTGAACTACCGGCTGCGGACGCTCGACGAAGCGACCGAGTACATCGCGCTGCGCACGGTGCAGTGGTCGTGCGACGAGCGGTGCTCGTGGGCGGTCGCGGAGCCGACGACCGGACGGCTGCTCGGGGAGGTCGGGTTGCGGGATCTGGACCTGACGTTCGACACCGCCGAGGCCTCCGTCTGGACGCATCCCACGGAGCGGGGCAAGGGCGTGGCGAGCACGGCGCTGAGCGCGGCTCTGCGCTACGGCTTCGGCGGGCTCGGGCTGCAGGAGATCAGTTACCGGCACGAGGAGAGCAACGTCGTGTCGGCGTCGGTCGCCGCGAAGTGCGGGTTCGCGTACGTCGGACCGGAGCGGACGCCGGCGCCGACCGGCGAGCCGTTGATCAGGTGGATCCGCAAGGCCTGA
- a CDS encoding response regulator transcription factor codes for MIRLLLTDDHPIVRDGLRGAFEGCSDIEVIGEAATGVEALAFVARHHPDVVLMDLRMPELDGVGAIRRLATEHPAVRVLVLTTYDSESDVLPAIEAGATGYLLKDAPVADLQHAVRAAARGESVLAPAVAARLMAPLRRPKPGALTSRELDVLRLVAAGATNRAAANQLFISEASIKTHLLHVYAKLGVNDRAAAVGEAYRRGLL; via the coding sequence ATGATCCGCCTCCTGCTCACCGACGACCATCCGATCGTCCGCGACGGCCTGCGCGGCGCGTTCGAGGGCTGTTCCGACATCGAGGTGATCGGCGAGGCGGCCACGGGCGTCGAGGCGCTGGCCTTCGTCGCGCGCCATCACCCCGACGTCGTCCTCATGGACCTGCGCATGCCCGAGCTCGACGGCGTCGGCGCGATCCGCCGGCTCGCCACCGAGCACCCCGCCGTGCGCGTGCTGGTCCTCACCACGTACGACTCCGAGTCCGACGTCCTGCCCGCCATCGAGGCGGGCGCCACCGGTTACCTGCTGAAAGACGCGCCCGTCGCCGACCTGCAGCATGCCGTCCGTGCTGCCGCCCGCGGCGAGTCCGTGCTCGCGCCCGCGGTGGCGGCCCGCCTGATGGCACCGCTGCGCCGCCCCAAGCCGGGCGCGTTGACCTCCCGCGAGCTCGATGTCCTGCGGCTGGTCGCCGCCGGCGCCACCAACCGCGCGGCGGCGAACCAGCTGTTCATCAGCGAGGCCAGCATCAAGACGCACCTGCTGCACGTCTACGCCAAGCTGGGTGTGAACGACCGCGCGGCCGCCGTCGGCGAGGCTTACCGGCGCGGGCTGCTCTGA